The following are from one region of the Vanessa atalanta chromosome 5, ilVanAtal1.2, whole genome shotgun sequence genome:
- the LOC125064340 gene encoding sodium channel protein Nach-like has product MKIYPQNIAKNDPTDLRNRNNWFSKPIPKTKSSDDGPLALLADSLRHQTTEFFNNSTLHGVRYIAEKERPFCEKFMWFSFTSIGAVATCIIIVSLWEKFQTNPTITGLDTDFHNWDVPFPAVTICDLNPVDEQLMQDYIESIWGSDPPAGAENMLRWLATLNYRSIAERTSEFVTYPELVGRGPNDGPEPALKPKDAVFNIVRRCETLFYDCEWKGDSEECCDLLVPVFTEMGFCYAYNSKHAEKSWPWQSQTEQFAEAFIHETDAKWSFMFNSFRNDTTIDIYIHSTEEMAGLEQIAQHSWDRRVEKVSFSVKHTYTTEDARQLSIRQRRCIFVDEQILETSNIYTYSACMRQCRMQQCRSLCKCVPHFYPRIKGYRHCTVKELECIAKYVALITDLTRCSCELGCSHTVYEVEKLTEIDTSKGPVATNSLETEFVSWPMVRYKREVLFGWVDLLVSFGGIAGLFLGFSLLSGVELIYYFTLRACCALVRDKDMLRRERAERLARPKPPHDLSLVPWWKQAPIPAGKKPIKLRVKEIQPPQYSPPPIYTEYLP; this is encoded by the exons ATGAAGATTTATCCTCAAAATATAGCTAAAAACGACCCGACGGACCTGAGAAATCGCAACAATTGGTTTTCAAAACCAATTCCTAAGACTAAATCATCAGACGATGGACCGTTGGCTTTACTGGCAGACAGTTTGCGTCATCAAACTACTGAATTCTTTAACAATTCAACTTTACATGGTGTAAGATATATCGCGGAAAAAGAACGTCCATTTTGTGAAAA gTTCATGTGGTTTAGCTTTACTTCTATAGGAGCAGTCGCTACTTGTATCATTATCGTAAGTTTGTGGGAGAAGTTCCAAACCAATCCAACAATTACAG GATTAGATACAGATTTTCACAACTGGGATGTACCTTTCCCAGCTGTCACCATTTGCGATCTAAATCCAGTGGATGAACAATTAATGCAAGATTATATAGAGAG CATTTGGGGTTCTGATCCTCCGGCTGGTGCTGAAAATATGTTGCGATGGTTGGCGACTTTAAATTATCGATCCATAGCTGAAAGAACCTCTGAATTTGTGACTTATCCAGAACTCGTTGGAAGGGGACCGAACGATGGTCCCGAGCCAGCTTTAAAACCCAAAGATGCGGTTTTCAAT attGTCAGACGCtgtgaaactttattttatgattgCGAATGGAAAGGAGATTCTGAGGAATGTTGTGACTTGCTAGTGCCCGTGTTTACAGAGATGGGCTTTTGTTATGCGTATAATTCAAAACATGCAGAGAAGTCGTGGCCCTg gcaAAGTCAAACGGAGCAATTTGCAGAGGCTTTCATTCACGAAACCGACGCAAAATGGTCATTTATGTTCAATTCATTTCGTAACGACACGACAATCGAT ATTTACATACACTCAACTGAAGAAATGGCTGGTTTGGAACAAATTGCTCAACATTCTTGGGATCGCCGTGTTGAGAAAGTCTCTTTTTCtgttaaacatacatacactacAGAGGACGCGAGGCAACTATCGATCCGCCAAAGACGCTGTATATTCGTTGATGAACAAATTTTAGAAAcatctaatatatatacatactcgGCATGCATGCGACAATGCCGTATGCAGCAATGTCGGTCCTTATGCAAATGCGTCCCACATTTTTATCCTCGCATTA AGGGCTACAGACATTGCACAGTTAAGGAACTGGAATGTATTGCCAAATATGTTGCTCTTATCACTGACCTGACTCGTTGCTCTTGTGAACTAGGATGTTCTCATACAGTCTACGAAGTTGAAAAACTTACAGAAATTGA tacgaGCAAAGGTCCAGTTGCTACTAATTCTTTAGAAACTGAATTCGTGTCTTGGCCAATGGTGAGGTACAAGCGTGAAGTACTTTTTGGATGGGTGGATCTTTtag tgTCTTTCGGCGGTATAGCTGGCTTGTTCCTTGGCTTTTCTCTCCTGTCAGGGGTAGAGCTAATCTATTACTTCACATTGCGCGCATGTTGCGCTCTCGTTAGGGACAAGGACATGTTGAGACGCGAACGCGCCGAACGTCTCGCTAGACCCAAACCACCACATGATTTGAGTTTGGTGCCGtg GTGGAAACAAGCGCCAATCCCTGCCGGGAAGAAACCTATCAAACTGCGGGTTAAAGAAATCCAGCCACCGCAATATTCCCCACCGCCCATCTATACTGAATATTTAccgtaa